One Burkholderia sp. WP9 genomic window, ACCTACGTGACCACTCAGGTCACGGCCTTCTCCGACTGGAGCGGCAACGACGCCACCCGCACCTATGCATTCACACGGGCCGCGGACCAGCAGAACAATCTCGAACTGAGCACCTACGAGCGCTTTGTCGCGAATGAACTCGCCACGCATGCTTTCCGCCAGGTCGATAGCGGCCAGGCGCGTTATCTGGTCGGCCTGTCGTACGGTATCCGTTCGGATATGGTGACGGTCGCGGAGCCGGTGTATTACAACCCCTGGCCCGCGCCGTATTGGGGGCGGCCATTCGATCCTTGGGGGCCGTGGGGACCGTTTCCCACTACGTATGTGAACCAGAGCTATCCGATCTTCACGCATCTGCTGGGCATACGGATCACCGAGCGGGCAACCGGCAAAGAGGTGTACAACGTGACGGCGCGCAATTCGGGAGGCGAGTCGTCGCTCGTGCGGGCCATGCCGTATCTGGCGCGTAGCGCGCTGGCCGATTTTCCGCTCGGTAACGGCGCCGTCCACACGGTGAAGATTCCGCTCGACAAGAACGGCGGCGCATCGAACGAAATCGCCGCTACCGGCGCCGCGCCCGCGGCCGCGCCGGCTCCGGCGTCTGGCGCGAAAGTCATTCAGTAGTTCATGCCGAGTGGCGGCGCGCGGCGGCGCGAAGGCCGGCAGTGAACAAGACAAACGGCCCGGCAGGTCATCCTGCCGGGCCGTTTGTTTGGCTGATGCCAAGCCAAGCCAAGCCAAGCCAAGCCAAGCCAATTGCGAAGCGCGAAGCGCCCGCCAAGCGCCAGGAACTGCCAGCCGGCCGCACCACGAACACCGACCAGGCGCCGACTGAACGCCGACCTAAGCGCCGACCTAAACGCCCACGCCGAACAGCGCCATCGTCCCGAGAATCACGAACATCACCGCCGCGATGCCGTGCACGAGTTTGGTCGGCAGCCGATGCGCGAAACGGTCGCCGAGCAGGATCGCGGGCACGTTGGCGATCATCATGCCGAGCGTGGTGCCCGCCACCACGCCGAAGAAGTCGTGAAAACGCGCGGCGAGGGCCACCGTGGCGATCTGCGTCTTGTCGCCCATTTCCGCGAGAAAGAACGTCACCACGGTCGC contains:
- a CDS encoding DUF4136 domain-containing protein, which gives rise to MKFDRWTRRATLLLAALTVLLSGCTTYVTTQVTAFSDWSGNDATRTYAFTRAADQQNNLELSTYERFVANELATHAFRQVDSGQARYLVGLSYGIRSDMVTVAEPVYYNPWPAPYWGRPFDPWGPWGPFPTTYVNQSYPIFTHLLGIRITERATGKEVYNVTARNSGGESSLVRAMPYLARSALADFPLGNGAVHTVKIPLDKNGGASNEIAATGAAPAAAPAPASGAKVIQ